Proteins encoded together in one Ammospiza caudacuta isolate bAmmCau1 chromosome 27, bAmmCau1.pri, whole genome shotgun sequence window:
- the KAT7 gene encoding LOW QUALITY PROTEIN: histone acetyltransferase KAT7 (The sequence of the model RefSeq protein was modified relative to this genomic sequence to represent the inferred CDS: inserted 2 bases in 1 codon; deleted 1 base in 1 codon), producing MQRRKRNAGSSSDGTEDSDFSTDPEHTDSSESDGTSRRSARVTRSSARLSQSSQDSSPVRSAAPFGPDEPVYSTRRVTRSQQQPAPVTPKKYPLRQTRSSGSETEQAVDFSDRDTKNAAEHDESPPRTPTGNAPSSESDIDISSPNVSHDESLAKDMSLKDSGSDLSHRPKRRRFHESYNFNMKCPTPGCNSLGHLTGKHERHFSISGCPLYHNLSADECKVRAQSRDKQIEERMLAHRQDDNNRHATRHQAPTERQLRYKEKVAELRKKRNSGLSKEQKEKYMEHRQTYGNTREPLLENLTSEYDLELFRRAQARASEDLEKLRLQGQITEGSNMIKTIAFGRYELDTWYHSPYPEEYARLGRLYMCEFCLKYMKSQTILRRHMAKCVWKHPPGDEIYRKGSISVFEVDGKKNKIYCQNLCLLAKLFLDHKTLYYDVEPFLFYVMTEADNTGCHLIGYFSKEKNSFLNYNVSCILTMPQYMRQGYGKMLIDFSYLLSKVEEKVGSPERPCPTXGLISYRSYWKEVLLRYLHNFQGKEISIKEISQETAVNPVDIVSTLQALQMLKYWKGKHLVLKRQDLIDEWIAKEAKRSNSNKTMDPSCLKWTPSQGHLGVPAEEDACAWPCSVPRAGHRAGLAWPRVPTVLRNSGVSASVRPRGLEGSGKPRGAEELWLLGLSLSLLSCSVPLSLLQLPWGWDSAGNASVGQPAGTAVPHAWNSCSGITAPLPAVFPRTQQILT from the exons ATGCAGCGCAGGAAG AGGAACGCGGGCAGCAGCTCGGATGGGACGGAGGACTCGGATTTCTCCACGGACCCCGAGCACACGGACAGCTCCGAGAGCGACGGCACCTCCCGGAGATCCGCCCGCGTCACCCGCTCCTCGGCCCGCCTCAGCCAGAGCTCACAGG ACTCCAGCCCGGTGCGGAGCGCGGCGCCGTTCGGGCCGGACGAGCCCGTGTACTCCACGCGGAGGGTGACCcgcagccagcagcagccagctcctgtCACCCCCAAGAAATACCCGCTGCGCCAGACCCGCTCCTCGGGCTCCGAGACCGAGCAGGCCGTGGACTTCTCGGACAGAG ACACCAAGAACGCGGCCGAGCACGACGAGTCCCCGCCGCGCACGCCCACGGGCAACGCGCCCTCCTCGGAGTCGGACATCGACATCTCCAGCCCCAACGTGTCCCACGACGAGAGCTTGGCCAAGGACATGTCCCTGAAGGACTCGGGCAGCGACCTCTCGCACCGGCCCAAGCGCCGCCGCTTCCACGAGAGCTACAACTTCAACATGAAGTGTCCCACGCCCGGCTGCAACTCCCTGG GACACCTGACCGGGAAGCACGAGCGCCACTTCTCCATCTCGGGGTGCCCTCTGTACCACAACCTCTCAGCAGATGAGTGCAAG GTGCGAGCACAGAGCCGGGACAAGCAGATTGAGGAGCGGATGCTGGCCCACAGGCAGGATGACAACAACAGGCACGCCACCAGGCACcag GCCCCCACAGAGAGGCAGCTGCGCTACAAGGAGAAGGTGGCTGAGCTCAGGAAGAAGAGGAACTCGGGGCTCAGCaaggagcagaaggagaaatACATG GAGCACAGGCAGACCTATGGCAACACCAGGGAGCCTCTCCTGGAGAACCTGACCAGCGAGTACGACCTGGAGCTGTTCCGCAGGGCCCAGGCGCGCGCCTCCGAGGACCTG gagaagctgaggctgcaggggcagATCACCGAGGGCAGCAACATGATCAAGACCATCGCGTTCGGGCGCTACGAGCTGGACACGTGGTACCACTCGCCCTACCCCGAGGAGTACGCGCGCCTCGGCCGCCTCTACATGTGCGAGTTCTGCCTCAAGTACATGAAGAGCCAGACCATCCTGCGCAGGCACATG gccAAGTGTGTCTGGAAGCACCCGCCGGGGGACGAGATCTACCGCAAGGGCTCCATCTCTGTCTTCGAGGTGGATGGCAAGAAAAACAAG ATCTACTGTCAGAACCTGTGTCTGCTGGCAAAGCTTTTCCTGGACCACAAAACCCTCTATTATGATGTGGAACCCTTCCTCTTCTACGTCATGACAGAGGCTGACAACACTGGCTGCCACCTGATTGGGTATTTCTCCAAG GAGAAGAATTCCTTCCTCAACTACAACGTGTCCTGCATCCTGACCATGCCCCAGTACATGAGACAAGGCTATGGCAAAATGCTCATTGACTTCA gcTATTTGCTGTCTAAGGTAGAGGAGAAGGTTGGCTCCCCAGAGCGTCCCTGTCCGAC TGGCCTGATCAGCTACAGGAGCTACTGGAAGGAGGTTCTGCTGCGGTACCTGCACAATTTCCAGGGCAAGGAGATCTCCATCAAAg AGATCAGCCAGGAGACCGCTGTGAAC CCCGTGGACATCGTCAGcaccctgcaggccctgcagaTGCTCAAGTACTGGAAGGGCAAACACCTGGTCCTCAAGAGACAG gaccTGATTGATGAGTGGATCGCCAAGGAGGCCAAGAGGTCCAACAGCAACAAGACCATGGATCCCAGCTGCCTCAAGTGGACCCCCTCCCAAGGGCACCTAGGTGTCCCAGCAGAGGAGGATGCGTGTGCTtggccctgcagtgtccccagggcggGTCACCGggctggcctggcctggccccGTGTCCCCACAGTTCTGAGGAACTCGGGAGTTTCGGCCTCAGTGAGGCCGCGAGGACTGGAGGGGTCTGGGAAGCCCCGGGGAGCTgaggagctctggctgctgggcctgtccctgtccctgctgtcctgctccgtccctctgtccctcctgcagctcccctggggctgggacagtgcTGGAAACGCTTCTGTGGGGCAGCCTGCTGGGACTGCTGTGCCCCATGCCTGGAATAGCTGTAGTGGCATcactgcccctctcccagcagtTTTCCCTAGGACCCAGCAGATCCTCACTTAG
- the SLC35B1 gene encoding solute carrier family 35 member B1 codes for MRPPGAPRDVALEVPPALSGPAATMGASAAAGLPERLRLPVCFLGVFACYFYYGILQESITRGRYGEGAKQEKFKYALTLVFIQCVINAAFAKLLIHFVDAARPDRTRGWLYGACSLSYLGAMVSSNSALQFVSYPTQVLGKSCKPIPVMLLGVTLLRKRYPPAKYLCVLLIVAGVALFLYKPKKGTGDTEHVFGYGELLLLLSLTLDGLTGVSQDHMRAHYQTGSNHMMLNVNLWSTLFLGAGILFTGELWEFLSFTERYPSIISNILLFGLTSALGQSFIFMTVVYFGPLTCSIITTTRKFFTILASVVLFANPISPMQWVGTVLVFLGLGLDAKFGKGVKKTSH; via the exons atGAGGCCGCCCGGGGCGCCGCGGGATGTGGCGCTGGAGGTGCCGCCCGCGCTGAGCGGCCCCGCCGCCACCATGGGAGCGAGCGCGGCCGCGGGGCTGCCCGAGCGCCTCCGCCTGCCCGTCTGCTTCCTCGGCGTGTTCGCCTGCTACTTCTACTATGGCATCCTGCAGGAGAGCAT CACCCGCGGCCGCTACGGGGAGGGCGCGAAGCAGGAGAAGTTCAAGTACGCGCTGACCCTGGTGTTCATCCAGTGCGTGATCAACGCCGCCTTCGCCAAGCTCC tgATCCATTTCGTGGACGCGGCACGGCCGGACCGCACGCGGGGTTGGCTGTACGGGGCGTGCTCGCTGTCCTACCTGGGCGCCATGGTGTCCAGCAACTCCGCCCTGCAGTTCGTCAGCTACCCCACACAG gtGCTGGGCAAGTCCTGCAAACCCATCCCAG TGATGCTGCTGGGGGTGACCCTGCTGAGGAAGAGGTACCCCCCAGCCAAGTACCTGTGCGTGCTGCTCATCGTGGCGGGGGTGGCCCTGTTCCTCTACAAGCCCAAAaaagggacaggggacaccgaGCACGTCTTTGGCTAcggggagctgctcctg CTGCTGTCTCTGACCCTGGATGGGCTCACAGGGGTGTCTCAGGACCACATGAGGGCTCACTACCAGACTGGCTCCAACCACATGATGCTCAACGTCAACCTCTGGTCCACGCTGTTCCTGGGGGCAG GGATCCTGTTCACGGGGGAGCTCTGGGAGTTCCTGAGCTTCACGGAGCGTTATCCCAGCATCATCTCCAACATCCTGCTCTTCGGCCTCACCAGCGCCCTGGGCCAG AGTTTCATCTTCATGACCGTGGTGTACTTCGGGCCGCTGACCTGCTCCATCATCACCACCACCCGCAAGTTCTTCACCATCCTGGCCTCCGTGGTGCTCTTTGCCAACCCCATCAGCCCCATGCAGTGGGTGGGCACCGTCCTGGTGTTCCTGG GCCTTGGGCTCGATGCCAAATTCGGGAAGGGCGTGAAGAAGACGTCGCATTGA